A window of the Arachis duranensis cultivar V14167 chromosome 5, aradu.V14167.gnm2.J7QH, whole genome shotgun sequence genome harbors these coding sequences:
- the LOC107489035 gene encoding zinc finger BED domain-containing protein RICESLEEPER 2-like: protein MDIKHEVATAPIPTPVAHPISENINEENKVENNEGQQATHKGKKSYIWTHFKQLLFSETNGEHKAKCKNGTLHGYMPKVGEEGEANKTCTKVNGYSLEDCRKAMAEFIILDEHLFKVVVGIGFRKMINRFEPRFTVPFRMTIYMSLTVHFVDDEWKLQKRILNFCLIENHKGKTIGREIETCLREWKIEKVFTITLDNASSNDGVITYFQRKLAARGGLVCGEKYLQMRCCAHVLNLIVNDGIKEQHASIESIRNAVRWFGEDCGGKKKVGSPTALDWQHARLFIDFLRIFYEITLCFSSSLHVTSNKCFHEIASIHSQLTS, encoded by the exons ATGGACATAAAACATGAGGTTGCTACTGCTCCTATCCCAACTCCTGTCGCACATCCCATCTCAGAAAATATTAATGAGGAAAACAAGGTTGAAAATAACGAGGGACAGCAGGCTACTCACAAGGGAAAAAAGTCTTATATTTGGACGCATTTTAAACAGCTTCTATTTAGCGAGACTAATGGAGAGCACAAGGCCAAAT GCAAAAATGGGACACTTCATGGCTATATGCCTAAGGTTGGTGAAGAAGGTGAAGCCAACAAAACTTGCACTAAAGTCAATGGCTATAGCTTGGAAGATTGTAGAAAGGCAATGGCTGAGTTTATTATCCTTGATGAACACCTTTTTAAAGTGGTCGTAGGGATTGGATTTCGCAAAATGATTAATCGATTTGAGCCAAGATTCACTGTACCATTTAGGATGACAAT cTACATGAGCCTAACTGTACATTTCGTTGATGACGAATGGAAGCTACAAAAGAGAATTCTCAACTTTTGCTTGATTGAGAACCACAAGGGCAAAACAATTGGAAGGGAAATCGAGACATGTTTGAGGGAGTGGAAAATTGAAAAAGTCTTCACAATCACATTAGACAATGCATCTTCAAATGACGGGGTTATCACTTACTTTCAAAGGAAATTAGCTGCAAGGGGTGGATTGGTGTGCGGAGAAAAATATTTGCAAATGAGGTGTTGTGCTCATGTTCTCAACTTGATAGTGAATGACGGGATTAAAGAGCAACATGCCTCCATTGAAAGCATTCGGAATGCTGTTAG atgGTTTGGAGAGGATTGTGGGGGTAAAAAGAAAGTTGGTTCACCCACGGCACTTGATTGGCAACATGCTAGACTATTCATTGATTTTTTGAGAATTTTCTATGAGATTACTTTGTGTTTCTCATCTTCTTTACATGTTACTTCAAACAAATGCTTTCATGAAATTGCATCTATACATTCTCAACTAACATCTTAG
- the LOC107489066 gene encoding CLAVATA3/ESR (CLE)-related protein 26: MTKLHVVGSSCLFPRLFLVVGLVCLVVVGSSIATSRKPTTQHQQEEEEEGLHHNNGQVVFSAGRDNKQVADFNYMSKRRVPNGPDPIHNRRAGNSGRPPGQA; encoded by the exons ATGACAAAATTGCATGTGGTGGGAAGTAGTTGTTTGTTTCCAAGGTTGTTCCTAGTGGTGGGGCTTGTTTGTCTTGTGGTTGTTGGGAGCAGCATAGCAACTAGTAGAAAACCAACTACACAacatcaacaagaagaagaagaagaaggactcCACCATAATAATGGTCAAGTAGTATTCTCTGCTGGTCGAGATAATAAACAAGTCGCCGATTTCAACTACATGAGCAAAAGAAGAGTCCCCAATGGACCAGATCCAATTCATAACAG gaGAGCTGGAAACTCCGGTAGACCTCCTGGCCAagcttaa
- the LOC127747460 gene encoding uncharacterized protein LOC127747460, producing the protein MSLSPPPSLSGESWSAPFLLATFSSVPSCLLESSSSSASSPHSSSTRLAIIADRRIPVQICRCLHRVVLFSAPSLVVTSSPVTTAVFRLSRFSPSVKIIASPSRSTVAHRPNFSVKPTDI; encoded by the exons A TGTCCCTCTCGCCGCCTCCCTCACTCTCCGGCGAGTCCTGGTCGGCGCCGTTCTTGTTAGCGACATTTTCGTCGGTGCCATCTTGCCTCCTTGAGTCTTCATCATCGTCTGCCTCCTCGCCACATTCTTCCTCTACTCGTTTAGCCATTATCGCAGATCGTCGCATCCCCGTCCAGATCTGTCGTTGCTTGCATCGCGTCGTTCTTTTCTCAGCACCGTCTCTTGTAGTAACTTCTTCTCCGGTAACAACAGCAGTCTTTCGATTAAGCAGGTTTTCTCCTTCAGTCAAG ATCATTGCATCGCCGTCCAGATCCACCGTTGCTCATCGTCCGAATTTTTCAGTAAAGCCGacagatatataa